From the genome of Malus sylvestris chromosome 6, drMalSylv7.2, whole genome shotgun sequence, one region includes:
- the LOC126626851 gene encoding pentatricopeptide repeat-containing protein At5g46580, chloroplastic-like — translation MATSAVHWTVNSSDTKRPIFFSPSFRQIAPKKFNISCRSAKSPPKSPPDLAEPAAATTKKTKNKDPSLSLSEQLRPLSTTTLSDPPPPKDQSQLISKPKSIWVNPAKPKRSVLSLQRQKRSLYSYNPQVRDLRGFAHKLNDCDATKLAFLAALEEIPHPPTRENALLILNSLKPWQKTHMFFNWVKSQNLFPMETIFYNVTMKSLRFGRQFQLIEELAEEMMRDDIELDNITYSTIITCAKRSKLFDKAVEWFERMYKTGLMPDEVTYSAILDVYAKLGKVEEVLSLYERGRASGWKPDPIAFAVLGKMFGEAGDYDGIRYVLQEMAALGVEPNLVVYNTLLEAMGKAGKPGLARSLFEEMVEAGLTPNEKTLTALVKIYGKARWARDALELWERMRSNKWPMDFILYNTLLNMCADLGLEDEAKKLFDDMKQSEHCRPDSWSYTAMLNIYGSGGKVDEAMKLFEEMSELGIELNVMGCTCLIQGLGKAKRFGDMVRVFGVAVEKGVKPDDRLCGCLLSVVSLCEETEDEDRVLSCLQQANPKLVTLVKVLQNKNIGFDTIKDEFRDVIGSTAVESRRPFCNCLIDICRNKNNHERAHELLYLGTLYGLYPGLHNKTAREWCLDVRSLSIGAAHTALEEWMGTLYKIVQREEALPEMFSAQTGSGTHKFSQGLSHSFGSHVKKLAAPFRQSEEKAGCFVATREDLVSWAQSQAPSSAITTA, via the coding sequence ATGGCTACTAGTGCGGTCCACTGGACTGTGAATTCCTCAGATACAAAGAGACCCATCTTCTTCTCTCCATCTTTTCGACAAATCGCACCCAAAAAATTCAACATTTCTTGCCGCTCCGCCAAGTCTCCTCCCAAATCTCCGCCGGATTTAGCCGAacccgccgccgccaccaccaaGAAGACGAAGAACAAAGACCCATCTCTATCTTTGTCTGAGCAACTCCGGCCTCTAAGCACAACCACCCTCTCCGACCCTCCTCCGCCAAAAGACCAATCCCAGTTGATATCCAAGCCCAAATCCATCTGGGTTAACCCGGCCAAGCCCAAACGCTCCGTGCTTTCTCTGCAGCGGCAGAAGCGGTCTCTCTACTCTTACAATCCTCAGGTGAGAGATCTGAGGGGGTTTGCCCACAAGCTCAACGACTGTGATGCCACTAAACTTGCCTTCTTGGCCGCCCTTGAAGAAATCCCGCACCCGCCCACCCGAGAAAATGCGCTTTTAATTCTTAACAGCTTGAAGCCATGGCAGAAAACCCACATGTTCTTCAACTGGGTCAAGTCCCAGAATTTGTTTCCCATGGAAACCATATTCTACAATGTCACTATGAAGTCTCTGAGGTTCGGGAGGCAGTTTCAGCTCATCGAAGAGCTCGCGGAGGAGATGATGAGGGACGACATTGAGCTCGATAACATTACGTATTCTACAATAATCACCTGTGCCAAGAGGTCCAAGCTTTTCGACAAGGCGGTGGAGTGGTTTGAGAGGATGTACAAGACCGGTTTGATGCCGGATGAGGTGACTTACTCTGCCATTTTAGATGTTTATGCTAAATTGGGAAAGGTTGAGGAGGTTCTTAGTTTGTATGAGAGGGGAAGAGCTAGTGGCTGGAAACCGGACCCGATTGCATTTGCGGTTTTGGGTAAGATGTTTGGGGAGGCTGGGGATTACGATGGTATTAGGTATGTCTTGCAAGAAATGGCTGCTCTTGGTGTGGAGCCTAATTTGGTTGTGTACAACACTTTGTTAGAGGCAATGGGGAAGGCCGGAAAGCCCGGTTTGGCGAGGAGCTTATTTGAAGAAATGGTGGAAGCGGGGCTAACCCCGAATGAGAAAACATTGACCGCCCTTGTTAAGATATATGGCAAGGCAAGGTGGGCTCGAGATGCTTTGGAATTGTGGGAGCGAATGAGGTCGAATAAGTGGCCTATGGACTTCATTTTGTATAACACATTGTTGAATATGTGTGCTGACCTTGGTTTGGAGGATGAAGCCAAGAAGCTTTTTGACGATATGAAGCAGTCGGAGCATTGTAGGCCGGACAGTTGGAGTTACACTGCAATGCTGAACATCTATGGGAGTGGTGGGAAGGTTGATGAGGCAATGAAATTGTTTGAGGAAATGTCGGAGTTGGGTATCGAGCTCAATGTCATGGGGTGCACTTGTTTGATTCAGGGTTTGGGGAAAGCTAAAAGATTCGGTGATATGGTTCGAGTCTTTGGCGTTGCGGTTGAAAAAGGGGTTAAACCAGATGATAGGCTTTGTGGGTGCTTACTCTCTGTCGTATCCTTGTGTGAAGAAACTGAGGATGAGGATAGGGTGCTTTCCTGTTTGCAGCAGGCTAATCCAAAGTTGGTGACTCTTGTCAAAGTGCTGCAAAATAAGAATATCGGGTTTGACACGATTAAAGATGAGTTCAGGGACGTTATTGGTAGCACCGCGGTTGAATCCCGGAGACCCTTCTGTAATTGCCTGATTGATATATGCCGAAACAAAAACAACCATGAGAGAGCTCATGAGCTGCTCTACTTGGGAACCCTATACGGCTTGTATCCGGGTCTACACAACAAGACTGCAAGGGAGTGGTGTTTGGATGTTAGGTCACTATCCATCGGTGCAGCTCACACTGCACTTGAAGAGTGGATGGGAACGCTCTACAAAATAGTTCAGCGTGAAGAGGCCTTGCCGGAGATGTTCTCCGCTCAAACGGGCAGCGGAACTCACAAATTCTCGCAAGGGCTGTCGCATTCCTTCGGTTCTCATGTGAAGAAATTGGCTGCACCATTTAGACAGAGTGAAGAGAAAGCTGGGTGTTTTGTGGCAACCAGGGAGGATTTAGTGTCATGGGCGCAGTCACAGGCTCCGTCTTCGGCCATCACTACAGCTTAA
- the LOC126626720 gene encoding protein phosphatase 2C 29, with product MGSGVSTLSDCFRPVHRTNHHQPDHNDVVFAASEPLDETLGHSFCYVRNSARFLSPTQSDRFISPSNSLRFSPPHESGSRTRPGLHETGFKAISGASVSANSATPRTVLQLDNIYDDATESVLGGCGGGVRGSLVNGFESTSSFSALPLQPVPRGGERDPSGPMERPGFFLSGPLGSGALSGPLDPNANPAGPDGRDHFSAPLGGLYVKKRRKKGISGIGKALYRNFSEKKQRPWVVPVLNFVGRKDSPPSIGVEPEPKSESNVQWALGKAGEDRVHVVVSEEQGWLFVGIYDGFNGPDAPEFLMGNLYRAFYNELQGLFWVVDDDDQAPEAEKANNSDPAPNVASESEVVVEVQTKNESNSDSNPLPEADREKRVTFQSEGVRRRRLWELLAEAEAEEGLDLSGSERFAFSVDDAVTVSNEGSGSAVSRRWLLLSKLKQGLTKHKEGQGHSRKLFPWRFGLEDKEKVEVENRVEERSAPTGRKMKEGPVDHELVLSALSRALHVTEEAYLEMTDKVHDTNPELALMGSCLLVVLMRDEDVYVMNLGDSRAIVAHYESEEGDSSSALTGHKDNGLNAEDITESSSAVASKEPTQAMRLTALQLSTDHSTSIEEEVTRIKNEHPDDKHCIVNDRVKGRLKVTRAFGAGFLKQPKWNDTLLEMFRNEYIGTAPYISCLPSLRHHRLCPSDQFLILSSDGLYQYFSNQEVVSHVENFMEKFPDGDPAQHLIEELLFRAAKKAGMDFHELLDIPQGDRRKYHDDVTVMVISLEGRIWKSSGKYL from the exons ATGGGGAGTGGAGTCTCCACCCTCTCCGACTGCTTCCGGCCGGTTCACCGGACCAACCACCACCAGCCGGACCACAACGACGTTGTGTTCGCGGCGTCCGAGCCCCTGGACGAAACCCTAGGCCACTCTTTCTGCTACGTCCGCAACTCAGCTCGCTTCCTCTCTCCTACTCAGTCGGATCGCTTCATTTCCCCTTCCAACTCCCTCCGGTTCTCGCCTCCTCACGAATCCGGCTCCAGAACCCGACCCGGATTGCACGAAACCGGGTTCAAAGCCATCTCCGGGGCTTCCGTCAGTGCCAATAGCGCTACTCCCAGAACTGTCCTCCAGCTTGACAATATTTACGACGATGCCACTGAGAGCGTTCTCGGCGGCTGCGGGGGTGGCGTCAGGGGGAGTCTAGTCAATGGTTTTGAGAGTACGTCGTCGTTTAGCGCCTTGCCTCTTCAGCCCGTGCCACGTGGCGGCGAGCGAGATCCCTCGGGTCCAATGGAGCGGCCGGGCTTCTTCCTCTCTGGCCCATTAGGTAGCGGTGCCCTCTCGGGTCCCCTCGACCCGAACGCCAACCCAGCCGGGCCCGACGGGCGGGATCACTTCTCGGCGCCGCTCGGTGGGCTTTACGTGAAGAAGAGGCGGAAGAAGGGCATTTCGGGGATTGGGAAGGCGTTGTATCGGAATTTCTCGGAGAAGAAGCAGCGGCCCTGGGTTGTTCCGGTGCTCAATTTCGTCGGCCGGAAGGACAGCCCACCGTCGATCGGGGTGGAGCCTGAGCCCAAGAGCGAGAGCAATGTCCAGTGGGCTCTTGGCAAAGCCGGGGAGGATCGTGTACATGTGGTTGTATCGGAAGAGCAGGGGTGGCTGTTTGTTGGGATTTACGATGGGTTTAATGGCCCTGATGCTCCGGAATTTCTGATGGGTAATCTCTACCGTGCATTTTACAATGAGCTTCagggtttgttttgggtggTTGATGACGATGATCAAGCTCCGGAAGCCGAAAAAGCCAATAACAGTGACCCAGCACCAAATGTAGCTTCAGAGAGTGAAGTAGTTGTAGAGGTCCAAACCAAAAATGAATCGAATTCAGATTCTAACCCCTTGCCCGAAGCTGATCGGGAAAAGAGAGTGACGTTTCAATCTGAGGGTGTCAGGAGGCGGCGGCTTTGGGAATTGCTGGCAGAGGCTGAGGCTGAAGAGGGGCTTGACCTTTCGGGTTCCGAGAGGTTTGCATTTTCTGTTGATGACGCAGTTACAGTGAGCAATGAGGGTTCAGGTTCTGCAGTGAGTAGGCGGTGGCTTTTGCTTTCGAAATTGAAACAAGGCTTGACTAAGCACAAGGAAGGTCAGGGTCATAGTAGGAAATTGTTTCCATGGAGGTTTGGTTTGGAGGATAAAGAAAAGGTTGAGGTTGAGAATAGAGTGGAGGAGAGGTCTGCTCCAACTGGCAGGAAGATGAAGGAGGGCCCGGTAGATCACGAGTTGGTGTTGAGTGCATTGTCAAGGGCTTTACATGTGACGGAGGAAGCATATTTAGAGATGACCGATAAGGTTCATGATACGAATCCAGAACTTGCATTGATGGGGTCGTGTTTGTTGGTTGTGCTAATGAGGGATGAGGATGTGTATGTGATGAATTTGGGGGATAGTCGGGCCATTGTTGCCCATTATGAGTCCGAGGAAGGTGATTCAAGCAGTGCTTTGACAGGGCACAAGGACAATGGGTTGAACGCTGAGGATATAACTGAGTCATCCTCAGCTGTGGCCAGCAAGGAACCTACTCAAGCAATGCGATTGACTGCATTGCAGCTGTCCACTGATCACAGCACGAGCATTGAAGAA GAAGTAACAAGAATAAAAAATGAACACCCAGACGACAAACATTGTATTGTCAATGATAGAGTGAAAGGTCGTCTTAAAGTTACCAGAGCGTTTGGGGCTGGATTTCTGAAACAG CCCAAGTGGAACGACACGTTATTGGAAATGTTTCGAAATGAGTACATAGGTACCGCACCATACATATCATGTTTGCCTTCTCTTCGGCATCATAGACTCTGCCCTAGTGATCAGTTCTTAATCCTGTCATCAGACGGTTTGTATCAGTATTTTAGCAATCAGGAAGTAGTTTCACATGTTGAGAATTTTATGGAGAAGTTTCCAGATGGAGACCCTGCACAACACCTGATAGAGGAGCTTCTTTTCCGTGCTGCAAAGAAAGCTG GAATGGATTTCCATGAATTACTGGACATCCCGCAAGGAGATCGCAGGAAGTATCATGACGACGTCACCGTTATGGTTATATCGCTTGAAGGAAGAATCTGGAAGTCATCAGGAAAGTACCTTTGA